Proteins encoded by one window of Nocardioides euryhalodurans:
- the cobA gene encoding uroporphyrinogen-III C-methyltransferase, producing MARVSDPTVPAPYPVGLRLAGRRVVVVGGGHVAQRRVPPLLAAGADVVVVSPEVTPALEGMSSELTLVLRRFEEDDLDDTWYAIAATDDSEVNALVLRAADERRIFCVRADDARTASAWTPASGRHGSVTVAVLGNREPRQSAALRDDILEALRDGRLSTTGALDRSPGVVLVGGGPGDPDLVTVAARHALASADVVVTDRLAPRALLDELGPDVELVDVTKLPRGRAAQQDEINRVLVDRARAGKRVVRFKGGDGFVFGRGFEEVLACREAGVPVTVVPGLPSPVSVPGRVGIPVTHRGVAHDFTVVSGHLAPGHPDSLVSWESLAGLTGTLVLMMAVQNAAAIAAELVRHGRDPRTPVAVICDGTMPGERTVLATLGSLGDRIVEDDVRPPAIIVVGDVVSLALPVEDTP from the coding sequence ATGGCTCGGGTGAGCGACCCGACCGTGCCTGCGCCGTACCCCGTGGGGCTCCGGCTGGCGGGTCGACGCGTGGTGGTGGTCGGCGGTGGCCACGTCGCCCAGCGCCGCGTCCCGCCCCTGCTTGCGGCGGGAGCGGACGTGGTGGTCGTGTCGCCGGAGGTGACGCCGGCCCTGGAGGGGATGTCCAGCGAGCTGACGCTCGTGCTGCGCCGCTTCGAGGAGGACGACCTGGACGACACCTGGTACGCCATCGCGGCCACGGACGACAGCGAGGTCAACGCCCTGGTGCTGCGTGCCGCCGACGAGCGACGCATCTTCTGCGTGCGGGCCGACGACGCCCGCACGGCCTCGGCGTGGACGCCGGCCTCGGGCCGCCACGGGAGCGTCACCGTCGCGGTGCTCGGCAACCGGGAGCCCCGCCAGTCGGCGGCGCTGCGCGACGACATCCTCGAGGCGCTGCGCGACGGCCGGCTCAGCACCACCGGAGCCCTCGACCGCAGCCCGGGCGTCGTGCTCGTGGGCGGTGGGCCGGGTGATCCCGACCTCGTGACGGTGGCCGCCCGCCACGCGCTCGCGTCGGCCGACGTGGTCGTGACCGACCGGCTCGCCCCCCGGGCGCTGCTCGACGAGCTCGGCCCCGACGTGGAGCTCGTCGACGTGACCAAGCTTCCCCGCGGCCGTGCGGCCCAGCAGGACGAGATCAACCGGGTCCTCGTCGACCGTGCCCGTGCCGGCAAGCGGGTCGTGCGGTTCAAGGGCGGCGACGGCTTCGTGTTCGGCCGCGGCTTCGAGGAGGTGCTGGCCTGCCGCGAGGCCGGCGTCCCGGTCACCGTGGTGCCCGGGCTCCCCAGCCCGGTGTCGGTGCCCGGCCGGGTCGGCATCCCGGTCACCCACCGCGGGGTCGCCCACGACTTCACCGTCGTCTCCGGCCACCTCGCCCCCGGCCACCCGGACTCGCTGGTCAGCTGGGAGTCGCTCGCCGGGCTCACCGGCACGCTGGTGCTGATGATGGCGGTCCAGAACGCCGCGGCCATCGCCGCTGAGCTGGTGCGCCACGGCCGCGATCCCCGGACGCCCGTCGCGGTGATCTGCGACGGCACGATGCCCGGCGAGCGGACGGTGCTGGCGACGCTCGGGTCGCTCGGTGACCGGATCGTCGAGGACGACGTACGCCCGCCGGCGATCATCGTCGTCGGTGACGTCGTCTCGCTGGCGCTCCCCGTCGAGGACACACCCTGA